Proteins from one Alkalidesulfovibrio alkalitolerans DSM 16529 genomic window:
- a CDS encoding major capsid protein: protein MSMSTLKELAVQYATKQPKQVDALTEKAPILDALPFDEASHGLWNAYEDLSNIQGAGFVEMNAPLPVIAADADLKKVDLAIMGGEIEVPEDKARMFGGKEQYFSKKMDAILRASGMAAEKKIIYDNFRAFALDHGAALSAGAETDACYSILAVRFEPGVTCGLYSPEGFKRGSLLDSLPINGGALYKNAQGVLVFGMRVKGYFGIQIADPRTVAAIVNINADNVPTAAQVDDLLAMVRADSADTKLFMHMRCKNMLNRYKAGDGQGGGSLQTLPATKDLNRTFEAWNGIPIVASYNFLEGAETAVALD, encoded by the coding sequence ATGAGCATGAGCACCCTGAAGGAACTGGCCGTTCAGTACGCCACCAAGCAGCCCAAGCAGGTGGACGCCCTGACCGAGAAGGCCCCGATCCTGGACGCGCTGCCCTTCGACGAGGCCAGCCACGGGCTTTGGAACGCCTACGAGGATCTCTCGAACATCCAGGGCGCGGGCTTCGTGGAGATGAACGCGCCGCTGCCGGTCATCGCGGCCGACGCGGACCTGAAGAAGGTCGATCTGGCCATCATGGGCGGCGAGATCGAGGTGCCCGAGGACAAGGCCCGCATGTTCGGCGGCAAGGAGCAGTACTTCTCCAAGAAGATGGACGCCATCCTGCGCGCCTCGGGCATGGCCGCCGAGAAGAAGATCATCTACGACAACTTCCGGGCCTTCGCCCTGGACCACGGCGCGGCGCTCTCGGCCGGGGCCGAGACCGACGCCTGCTACTCCATCCTGGCCGTGCGCTTCGAGCCCGGCGTGACCTGCGGCCTGTACAGCCCCGAGGGCTTCAAGCGCGGCTCGCTGCTCGACTCGCTGCCCATCAACGGCGGCGCGCTCTACAAGAACGCCCAGGGCGTGCTGGTCTTCGGCATGCGCGTCAAGGGCTACTTCGGCATCCAGATCGCGGACCCGCGCACCGTGGCCGCCATCGTCAACATCAACGCCGACAACGTGCCCACGGCCGCCCAGGTGGACGACCTGCTGGCCATGGTCCGGGCCGACTCCGCCGACACCAAGCTGTTCATGCACATGCGCTGCAAGAACATGCTCAACCGCTACAAGGCCGGCGACGGCCAGGGCGGCGGCAGCCTGCAGACCCTGCCCGCGACCAAGGATCTGAACCGGACCTTCGAGGCCTGGAACGGCATCCCCATCGTCGCTTCCTACAACTTCCTCGAAGGGGCCGAGACGGCCGTGGCCCTCGACTAA